The Streptomyces camelliae genome window below encodes:
- a CDS encoding PLP-dependent aminotransferase family protein: MPVQWAGLSPELLLTVDRSSGEQLRAQLERQVRDAIRSGRLREGERLPSSRELARTLGLSRGLVQGCYAQLQAEGYLVTRVGSATRVAPCAQPPAPAHPAPVAELPRLIADFRHGVPDLASFPRADWLWALREAARRMPTADLDYGDPRGSQALRTVVAAYLRRVRAAAADPRHTLVCSGFAQGLGLTLQALARTGVRAVAHEDPGSPGTATASARAAGLTPVPVPVDAHGIDVRALEATGARAVIVTPAHQWPTGVVLAPERRHALLAWARRHDAYVIEDDYDAEFRYDKEPVGALQGLAADRVISIGTVSKSLAPALRIGWLLCPPALTAPLTALKRIADRGTPTLDQLALALLIESGRYDRHLRRMRTTYAARRTALVAALAAHAPRVRLTGLAAGFHAVTHLPDGTDEERVLTESLSRRVGLYGMSACRAAPAPGPPQLVLGFGDVPERAITEGIAAVADLLG; encoded by the coding sequence ATGCCTGTGCAGTGGGCCGGTCTGTCCCCGGAGCTGCTGCTGACCGTCGACCGGAGCAGCGGCGAACAGCTGCGCGCCCAGCTGGAGCGGCAGGTGCGGGACGCGATCCGCTCCGGACGGCTGCGGGAGGGCGAACGTCTGCCCTCCTCCCGCGAACTGGCCCGCACCCTGGGCCTGTCCCGCGGCCTCGTCCAGGGCTGTTACGCCCAACTGCAGGCCGAGGGCTACCTGGTGACCCGCGTCGGCTCGGCCACCCGCGTGGCCCCCTGCGCACAGCCCCCCGCACCGGCCCACCCCGCCCCGGTCGCCGAACTCCCGCGCCTCATCGCAGACTTCCGGCACGGCGTGCCCGACCTGGCCTCCTTCCCGCGCGCCGACTGGCTGTGGGCGCTCAGGGAGGCGGCCCGCCGCATGCCGACGGCCGACCTCGACTACGGCGACCCGCGCGGCAGCCAGGCTCTGCGTACGGTCGTCGCCGCCTACCTCCGCCGAGTCCGCGCGGCCGCCGCCGACCCCCGCCATACCCTGGTCTGTTCCGGCTTCGCCCAGGGCCTCGGCCTCACCCTGCAGGCCCTGGCCCGTACCGGTGTCCGCGCCGTCGCCCACGAGGATCCCGGCAGCCCCGGCACCGCGACGGCCTCCGCACGCGCGGCCGGCCTCACCCCGGTCCCGGTCCCGGTCGACGCGCACGGCATCGACGTACGGGCCCTGGAGGCGACCGGTGCGCGCGCGGTGATCGTCACGCCTGCCCACCAGTGGCCGACCGGTGTCGTCCTCGCACCGGAACGCCGCCACGCACTCCTCGCCTGGGCGCGGCGGCACGACGCCTACGTCATCGAGGACGACTACGACGCCGAGTTCCGCTACGACAAGGAGCCGGTCGGCGCACTCCAGGGCCTCGCGGCCGACCGGGTGATCTCGATCGGCACGGTCAGCAAGTCCCTCGCGCCCGCCCTGCGCATCGGCTGGCTGCTGTGCCCGCCCGCGCTCACCGCACCGCTCACCGCACTGAAACGGATCGCCGACCGGGGCACCCCCACCCTCGACCAGCTGGCCCTCGCCCTGCTCATCGAGTCCGGCCGCTACGACCGCCATCTGCGCCGCATGCGCACCACGTACGCGGCCCGCCGCACCGCGCTGGTCGCGGCCCTCGCCGCACACGCGCCGCGCGTACGGCTGACGGGGCTGGCCGCCGGCTTCCACGCGGTGACCCACCTGCCGGACGGGACCGACGAGGAACGAGTGCTCACCGAGTCCCTCTCCCGCCGCGTCGGCCTGTACGGCATGAGCGCCTGCCGGGCCGCACCGGCGCCCGGCCCGCCCCAACTGGTCCTGGGCTTCGGCGACGTACCGGAACGCGCGATCACGGAGGGCATCGCGGCGGTGGCCGACCTGCTCGGCTGA
- a CDS encoding MFS transporter produces MTNSLSQAAASAERPPLLTRPLLLRFVSMVGATVSFFLLLSAVPAHAGRGGAGLVTGALMLSTVLGELAGPWIVARWGNRGPLTAGLLLLGAPAAALPVSDGLGWTVAVCLVRGLGFALTLVAGGALTAALIPAQRRGEGLALVGLVGGVPSLVALPLGVWLAGNVGYGPVTVAAGVAALAAVPSVPGLREGPRTPGAGPKSLGMVGAVRLAGLRRPAQVFATTALAAGILVTFLPLAVERAPAGVATAALLVQSATATAARWAAGRYGDRRGSARLVVPGLLLSAAGMAVMAAVSSPVAVLVGAVVFGTGFGTAQNATLALMYSRVSRASYGTVSALWNLAYDGGMGVGAAGFGLVAGHTGYAWAFLLTALLMLGALAPAVRDRLGRPAGSALPGRLDDLP; encoded by the coding sequence ATGACGAACTCCCTTTCCCAGGCAGCGGCTTCGGCCGAGCGGCCCCCGCTGCTGACCCGTCCCCTGCTGCTGCGGTTCGTGAGCATGGTCGGCGCCACCGTGAGCTTCTTCCTGCTGCTGTCGGCGGTACCGGCGCACGCCGGCCGCGGCGGGGCGGGCCTCGTCACCGGCGCGCTGATGCTGTCCACGGTGCTCGGCGAGCTGGCCGGGCCCTGGATCGTGGCCCGGTGGGGCAACCGGGGGCCGCTGACGGCCGGGCTGCTCCTGCTGGGCGCGCCCGCAGCGGCGCTGCCCGTCTCCGACGGACTGGGCTGGACCGTGGCGGTGTGCCTGGTGCGCGGTCTGGGGTTCGCGCTCACGCTCGTCGCGGGCGGCGCCCTGACCGCCGCGCTGATCCCGGCGCAGCGCCGGGGTGAGGGGCTCGCCCTCGTCGGTCTGGTCGGGGGCGTTCCGTCGCTGGTCGCCCTGCCGCTGGGCGTGTGGCTGGCCGGGAACGTCGGGTACGGGCCGGTCACCGTGGCCGCGGGCGTGGCGGCACTGGCGGCCGTCCCCTCCGTGCCGGGGCTGCGGGAGGGCCCACGGACGCCGGGCGCCGGCCCGAAGTCCCTCGGCATGGTGGGGGCCGTGCGCCTCGCCGGGCTGCGGCGTCCCGCGCAGGTCTTCGCCACCACCGCGCTCGCCGCCGGGATCCTGGTCACGTTCCTGCCGCTGGCCGTGGAGCGCGCGCCGGCCGGTGTGGCGACGGCGGCGCTGCTGGTGCAGAGCGCCACCGCGACCGCGGCCCGCTGGGCGGCGGGGCGGTACGGCGACCGGCGCGGCTCCGCGCGGCTGGTCGTGCCGGGGCTGCTGCTGTCGGCCGCCGGGATGGCGGTCATGGCGGCGGTCTCCAGTCCGGTCGCCGTCCTCGTGGGGGCGGTGGTCTTCGGAACCGGTTTCGGCACCGCCCAGAACGCGACCCTCGCGCTCATGTACAGCCGCGTCTCCCGCGCCTCGTACGGCACGGTCTCCGCGCTCTGGAACCTCGCCTACGACGGCGGTATGGGCGTGGGCGCCGCCGGCTTCGGCCTCGTCGCGGGGCACACGGGATACGCGTGGGCGTTCCTGCTGACGGCGCTGCTGATGCTGGGCGCGCTGGCCCCGGCGGTGCGGGACCGGCTGGGCCGGCCGGCGGGGTCAGCTCTTCCCGGCCGCCTCGACGATCTGCCGTAG
- a CDS encoding TetR/AcrR family transcriptional regulator, whose protein sequence is MGHREDLLEGAKRCLLEKGFARTTARDIVKASGTNLASIGYHYGSKDALLAQAYIGLVENLSGAFDGGDGTAIEGAPGSLERFRHVWSNIVGTMREPNSMWRLSMEVMTIDMPEVRDHLARAQREGGRGLVALLQGVPEEEVSDETADTLGRFYMTLMTGLIAQWTFDAKTAPDGDALTEGLRQIVEAAGKS, encoded by the coding sequence ATGGGACACCGTGAGGATCTGCTCGAAGGCGCCAAGCGCTGCCTGCTGGAGAAGGGGTTCGCGCGCACCACCGCGCGCGACATCGTCAAGGCCTCGGGGACCAACCTGGCCTCGATCGGCTACCACTACGGCTCGAAGGACGCGCTTCTCGCGCAGGCCTACATCGGGCTGGTGGAGAACCTGTCCGGCGCCTTCGACGGGGGCGACGGCACCGCGATCGAGGGCGCGCCCGGTTCGCTGGAGCGCTTCCGGCATGTGTGGTCGAACATCGTCGGCACCATGCGGGAGCCGAACTCGATGTGGCGCCTGAGCATGGAGGTCATGACCATCGACATGCCCGAGGTGCGCGACCATCTGGCCCGCGCCCAGCGCGAGGGCGGGCGCGGGCTCGTGGCCCTCCTCCAGGGCGTGCCGGAGGAGGAGGTGTCCGACGAGACGGCCGACACCCTCGGCCGCTTCTACATGACCCTGATGACCGGGCTCATCGCGCAGTGGACGTTCGACGCCAAGACCGCACCCGACGGGGACGCGCTCACGGAGGGACTACGGCAGATCGTCGAGGCGGCCGGGAAGAGCTGA
- a CDS encoding MFS transporter, whose product MTNLTGTTPTAGAEGARAGRREWTALGVLMLPLLLVSMDVSVLYFATPAISADLHPSGTQQLWIYDIYAFVLAGLLMTMGSLGDRIGRRRLLLTGALAFGGASLLAAYAGSAGTLIAARAILGVGGATLMPSTMALLRTMFTDPAQRAKAIGLWSGVMTGGIALGSVMSGILVEHFWWGSVFLVNLPAMALLLVLGPVLLPESKDPNPGRFDWPSVPLSMAAVLPVIYGLKEIPSEGWHPLYVVSVAVGLLFTALFVHRQRTAASPLIPPALLRGHGFTPALVLNLVAALAMMGSAIFTTQYLQSVLGKSPLSAALWSLLPSVFIGFAGPITAALVQRGVNRGYVVAGGFGAMAAGYAMLALLGTDSLWLVLTGAGVLACGMVAISSQLVDLAMSSAPVERAGTASSLLETGTEFGGALGMAVLGSIGTAVYRHQMPATAPAEARETLGGALATAAHLPGRAGESLLATAREAFTDGMRGAAIAGVVLLVLAAVGAAASLRRIEVREK is encoded by the coding sequence ATGACGAACCTGACGGGCACCACCCCCACCGCCGGCGCCGAGGGCGCCCGCGCCGGACGCCGTGAGTGGACCGCTCTCGGCGTGCTGATGCTGCCGCTGCTGCTGGTCTCGATGGACGTCTCCGTCCTGTACTTCGCGACCCCCGCGATCAGCGCCGACCTGCACCCGAGCGGCACCCAGCAGCTGTGGATCTACGACATCTACGCCTTCGTCCTGGCCGGCCTGCTGATGACGATGGGCTCCCTCGGCGACCGCATCGGCCGCCGCAGGCTGCTCCTCACGGGCGCCCTCGCCTTCGGCGGAGCCTCGCTCCTCGCGGCCTACGCCGGCAGCGCCGGGACCCTGATCGCGGCCCGCGCGATCCTCGGCGTCGGCGGCGCGACCCTGATGCCGTCCACGATGGCGCTGCTGCGCACGATGTTCACCGACCCCGCCCAGCGGGCGAAGGCGATCGGTCTGTGGTCCGGCGTGATGACCGGCGGTATCGCGCTCGGCTCGGTGATGAGCGGCATCCTCGTCGAGCACTTCTGGTGGGGCTCGGTCTTCCTGGTCAACCTGCCCGCGATGGCGCTGCTGCTGGTCCTCGGCCCGGTGCTGCTGCCGGAGTCGAAGGACCCGAACCCGGGCCGCTTCGACTGGCCGAGCGTCCCGCTGTCGATGGCCGCCGTGCTCCCCGTGATCTACGGCCTGAAGGAGATCCCGTCCGAGGGCTGGCACCCGCTCTACGTCGTCTCGGTCGCCGTCGGCCTGCTCTTCACGGCCCTGTTCGTGCACCGCCAGCGCACCGCGGCCTCCCCGCTCATCCCGCCGGCCCTGCTCAGGGGCCACGGCTTCACCCCGGCCCTGGTGCTGAACCTCGTCGCCGCCCTCGCGATGATGGGCTCGGCCATCTTCACCACGCAGTACCTGCAGTCGGTCCTCGGCAAGAGCCCGCTGTCGGCGGCCCTGTGGAGCCTGCTGCCCTCGGTGTTCATCGGCTTCGCCGGTCCGATCACCGCAGCGCTCGTCCAGCGGGGCGTCAACCGGGGTTACGTCGTCGCCGGCGGCTTCGGCGCCATGGCGGCCGGCTACGCGATGCTCGCGCTCCTCGGCACCGACTCGCTGTGGCTGGTGCTCACCGGGGCCGGCGTGCTCGCCTGCGGGATGGTCGCGATCTCGTCCCAGCTGGTGGACCTGGCCATGAGCAGCGCCCCGGTGGAGCGGGCGGGCACGGCGTCCTCGCTGCTGGAGACCGGCACCGAGTTCGGCGGCGCGCTCGGCATGGCGGTGCTCGGCTCCATCGGTACGGCGGTCTACCGCCACCAGATGCCGGCCACGGCCCCCGCCGAGGCCCGCGAGACCCTGGGCGGCGCCCTCGCCACGGCAGCCCACCTGCCCGGCCGGGCCGGCGAGTCCCTCCTCGCCACGGCCCGGGAGGCCTTCACCGACGGCATGCGGGGCGCCGCGATCGCCGGGGTGGTGCTTCTGGTGCTGGCGGCGGTGGGGGCGGCGGCGTCGCTGCGGAGGATCGAGGTCAGGGAGAAGTAG
- the serA gene encoding phosphoglycerate dehydrogenase — translation MSSKPVVLIAEELSPATVDALGPDFEIRHTNGADRAELLPAIADVDAILIRSATKVDAEAIAAAKKLKVVARAGVGLDNVDVSAATKAGVMVVNAPTSNIVTAAELACGLILATARNIPQANAALKNGEWKRSKYTGVELAEKTLGVVGLGRIGALVAQRMSAFGMKVVAYDPYVQPARAAQMGVKVLSLDELLEVSDFITVHLPKTPETLGLIGDEALRKVKPNVRIVNAARGGIVDEAALYAALKEGRVAGAGLDVYAKEPCTDSPLFELDQVVCTPHLGASTDEAQEKAGIAVARSVRLALAGELVPDAVNVQGGVIAEDVKPGLPLAERLGRIFTALAGEVAHRLDVEVYGEITQHDVKVLELSALKGVFEDVVAETVSYVNAPLFAQERGVEVRLTTSSESSDHRNVVTVRGTLASGEEVSVSGTLAGPKHLQKIVAVGEYDVDLALADHMVVLRYEDRPGVVGTVGRILGEAGINIAGMQVARAAAGGEALAVLTVDDTVAAGVLAEVAAEIGATSARSVNLA, via the coding sequence GTGAGCTCGAAACCTGTCGTACTCATCGCTGAAGAGCTGTCGCCCGCGACCGTGGACGCACTCGGTCCGGACTTCGAGATCCGGCACACCAACGGAGCCGACCGAGCCGAACTGCTCCCCGCCATCGCCGACGTCGACGCGATCCTGATCCGTTCCGCGACCAAGGTCGACGCCGAGGCCATCGCTGCTGCGAAGAAGCTCAAGGTCGTCGCCCGCGCCGGTGTCGGCCTGGACAACGTCGACGTCTCCGCCGCCACCAAGGCCGGCGTGATGGTCGTCAACGCCCCGACCTCCAACATCGTGACCGCCGCCGAGCTGGCCTGCGGTCTGATCCTCGCCACCGCCCGCAACATCCCGCAGGCCAACGCCGCGCTGAAGAACGGCGAGTGGAAGCGCAGCAAGTACACGGGTGTCGAGCTCGCGGAGAAGACCCTCGGTGTCGTCGGCCTCGGCCGCATCGGCGCCCTGGTCGCGCAGCGCATGTCCGCCTTCGGCATGAAGGTCGTCGCCTACGACCCCTACGTCCAGCCCGCGCGGGCCGCGCAGATGGGCGTGAAGGTCCTCTCCCTGGACGAGCTCCTCGAAGTCTCCGACTTCATCACCGTCCACCTGCCGAAGACCCCCGAGACCCTCGGCCTCATCGGCGACGAGGCGCTGCGCAAGGTCAAGCCGAACGTGCGCATCGTCAACGCCGCGCGCGGCGGCATCGTCGACGAGGCGGCGCTGTACGCGGCGCTGAAGGAGGGCCGGGTCGCCGGTGCCGGCCTCGACGTGTACGCCAAGGAGCCCTGCACCGACTCCCCGCTGTTCGAGCTGGACCAGGTCGTGTGCACCCCGCACCTCGGCGCCTCCACCGACGAGGCCCAGGAGAAGGCGGGTATCGCGGTCGCCAGGTCCGTGCGCCTCGCCCTCGCCGGTGAGCTGGTCCCGGACGCGGTGAACGTCCAGGGCGGTGTCATCGCCGAGGACGTCAAGCCTGGTCTGCCGCTCGCCGAGCGCCTCGGCCGCATCTTCACCGCGCTCGCCGGCGAGGTGGCCCACCGCCTCGACGTCGAGGTCTACGGCGAGATCACCCAGCACGACGTGAAGGTGCTGGAGCTGTCCGCGCTCAAGGGCGTCTTCGAGGACGTCGTCGCCGAGACGGTGTCGTACGTCAACGCCCCGCTGTTCGCGCAGGAGCGCGGTGTCGAGGTCCGGCTGACCACCAGCTCCGAGTCGAGCGACCACCGCAACGTCGTCACCGTGCGCGGCACGCTGGCGAGCGGCGAGGAGGTCTCGGTCTCCGGCACGCTGGCCGGTCCGAAGCACCTGCAGAAGATCGTCGCCGTCGGCGAGTACGACGTCGACCTCGCGCTCGCCGACCACATGGTCGTCCTGCGCTACGAGGACCGTCCCGGTGTCGTCGGCACCGTCGGCCGCATCCTCGGCGAGGCGGGCATCAACATCGCCGGCATGCAGGTCGCGCGTGCGGCGGCGGGCGGCGAGGCGCTGGCCGTCCTGACGGTCGACGACACGGTGGCCGCCGGTGTGCTGGCCGAGGTCGCCGCGGAGATCGGGGCCACGTCCGCCCGCTCGGTGAACCTCGCCTGA
- the ilvC gene encoding ketol-acid reductoisomerase, with amino-acid sequence MAELFYDADADLSIIQGRKVAVIGYGSQGHAHALSLRDSGVDVRVGLHEGSKSKAKAEEQGLRVVTPSEAAAEADVIMILVPDPIQAQVYEESIAPNLKDGDALFFGHGFNIRFGFIKPPAGVDVCMVAPKGPGHLVRRQYEEGRGVPCIAAVEQDASGNAFALALSYAKGIGGTRAGVIKTTFTEETETDLFGEQAVLCGGTAALVKAGFETLTEAGYQPEIAYFECLHELKLIVDLMYEGGLEKMRWSISETAEWGDYVTGPRIITDATKAEMKKVLAEIQDGTFAQNWMDEYHGGLKKYNEYKQQDSEHLLETTGKQLRKLMSWVNEEA; translated from the coding sequence GTGGCCGAGCTGTTCTACGACGCTGACGCCGACCTGTCCATCATCCAGGGCCGCAAGGTCGCGGTCATCGGCTACGGCAGCCAGGGCCACGCCCACGCGCTGTCGCTGCGTGACTCCGGTGTCGACGTCCGCGTCGGTCTGCACGAGGGCTCCAAGTCCAAGGCCAAGGCCGAGGAGCAGGGCCTGCGCGTGGTGACGCCGTCGGAGGCCGCCGCCGAGGCCGACGTCATCATGATCCTCGTCCCGGACCCGATCCAGGCCCAGGTCTACGAGGAGTCCATCGCCCCGAACCTGAAGGACGGCGACGCGCTGTTCTTCGGTCACGGCTTCAACATCCGCTTCGGCTTCATCAAGCCCCCGGCCGGCGTGGACGTCTGCATGGTCGCCCCGAAGGGCCCGGGCCACCTGGTGCGCCGTCAGTACGAGGAGGGCCGCGGCGTTCCGTGCATCGCGGCCGTCGAGCAGGACGCCTCCGGCAACGCCTTCGCGCTGGCCCTGTCGTACGCCAAGGGCATCGGCGGCACCCGCGCCGGCGTCATCAAGACGACCTTCACCGAGGAGACCGAGACCGACCTGTTCGGTGAGCAGGCCGTCCTCTGCGGTGGTACGGCCGCGCTGGTCAAGGCGGGCTTCGAGACCCTGACCGAGGCCGGTTACCAGCCGGAGATCGCCTACTTCGAGTGCCTGCACGAGCTGAAGCTGATCGTGGACCTCATGTACGAGGGCGGCCTGGAGAAGATGCGCTGGTCGATCTCCGAGACCGCCGAGTGGGGCGACTACGTCACCGGCCCGCGGATCATCACGGACGCCACCAAGGCCGAGATGAAGAAGGTCCTCGCCGAGATCCAGGACGGCACGTTCGCCCAGAACTGGATGGACGAGTACCACGGCGGTCTGAAGAAGTACAACGAGTACAAGCAGCAGGACTCCGAGCACCTGCTGGAGACCACCGGCAAGCAGCTCCGCAAGCTGATGAGCTGGGTGAACGAGGAGGCGTAA
- the ilvN gene encoding acetolactate synthase small subunit — MSKHTLSVLVENTPGILARIAALFSRRGFNIDSLAVGVTEHPDISRITIVVGVEDLPLEQVTKQLNKLVNVLKIVELEPGQAVQRELVLVKVRADNETRSQIVEIVQLFRAKTVDVSPEAVTIEATGSSEKLSAMLKMLEPFGIKELVQSGTIAIGRGARSITDRSLRALDRSA; from the coding sequence ATGTCCAAGCACACGCTCTCCGTCCTGGTGGAGAACACCCCGGGCATCCTGGCCCGGATCGCCGCCCTGTTCTCCCGCCGCGGCTTCAACATCGACTCGCTCGCGGTCGGTGTCACCGAGCACCCCGACATCTCCCGCATCACCATCGTGGTGGGCGTCGAGGACCTGCCGCTGGAGCAGGTCACCAAGCAGCTCAACAAGCTCGTCAACGTGCTGAAGATCGTCGAACTGGAACCCGGTCAGGCCGTTCAGCGCGAACTCGTTCTGGTGAAGGTGCGCGCCGACAACGAGACCCGCTCCCAGATCGTGGAGATCGTCCAGCTGTTCCGCGCCAAGACGGTCGACGTCTCCCCGGAGGCCGTGACCATCGAGGCCACCGGATCCAGCGAGAAGCTGTCCGCCATGCTCAAGATGCTGGAGCCGTTCGGCATCAAGGAGCTGGTCCAGTCCGGCACGATCGCGATCGGCCGTGGCGCCCGTTCGATCACGGACCGTTCGCTGCGCGCTCTGGACCGATCCGCGTAA
- a CDS encoding acetolactate synthase large subunit, whose product MTEQATGAHPQPRPRSGGQQSAPVEHVTGAQSLIRSLEEVGADTVFGIPGGAILPAYDPLMDSTRVRHVLVRHEQGAGHAATGYAQATGKVGVCMATSGPGATNLVTPIADAHMDSVPLVAITGQVASKSIGTDAFQEADIVGITMPITKHNFLVTKAEDIPRVIAQAFHIASTGRPGPVLVDIAKDALQAKTTFSWPPTMDLPGYRPVTKPHAKQIREAAKLITSARRPVLYVGGGVIKAQATAELKVLAELTGAPVTTTLMALGAFPDSHPLHVGMPGMHGAVTAVTALQKADLIVALGARFDDRVTGKLDSFAPYAKIVHADIDPAEIGKNRAADVPIVGDAREVIADLVQAVQKEHSEGHKGDYTAWWSDLNRWRETYPLGYDQPEDGSLSPQAVIERIGQLAPEDTIFAAGVGQHQMWSAHFIQYEKPATWLNSGGAGTMGYAVPAAMGAKAGQPDRTVWAIDGDGCFQMTNQELTTCALNNIPIKVAIINNGALGMVRQWQTLFYNQRYSNTVLHSGPDDINPEARGTRVPDFVKLSEAMGCVGLRCERPEDLDKVIEEANSINDRPVVIDFIVHEDAMVWPMVAAGTSNDEIMAARDVRPDFGDNEDD is encoded by the coding sequence ATGACCGAGCAGGCCACCGGGGCCCATCCGCAGCCGCGGCCCCGATCCGGAGGACAGCAGTCCGCCCCCGTCGAGCACGTCACGGGTGCGCAGTCCCTCATCCGCTCCCTTGAGGAGGTCGGCGCGGACACGGTATTCGGCATTCCCGGCGGCGCGATCCTGCCGGCGTACGACCCGCTGATGGACTCGACGCGGGTGCGTCACGTCCTGGTCCGCCACGAGCAGGGCGCCGGCCACGCGGCCACCGGCTACGCGCAGGCCACCGGCAAGGTCGGCGTCTGCATGGCCACCTCCGGCCCGGGCGCCACCAACCTGGTCACGCCGATCGCCGACGCCCACATGGACTCCGTGCCGCTGGTCGCGATCACCGGCCAGGTCGCCTCGAAGTCGATCGGCACGGACGCCTTCCAGGAGGCGGACATCGTCGGCATCACCATGCCGATCACCAAGCACAACTTCCTCGTCACCAAGGCCGAGGACATCCCGCGGGTCATCGCGCAGGCGTTCCACATCGCCTCCACCGGCCGCCCGGGCCCGGTCCTGGTCGACATCGCCAAGGACGCCCTGCAGGCGAAGACCACCTTCTCCTGGCCGCCCACCATGGACCTGCCCGGCTACCGCCCGGTGACCAAGCCGCACGCCAAGCAGATCCGCGAGGCGGCCAAGCTGATCACCTCCGCCAGGCGGCCCGTCCTCTACGTCGGCGGCGGCGTCATCAAGGCGCAGGCCACCGCCGAGCTGAAGGTCCTCGCCGAGCTCACCGGAGCGCCCGTCACCACCACCCTGATGGCGCTCGGCGCGTTCCCCGACAGCCACCCGCTGCACGTGGGAATGCCGGGCATGCACGGTGCGGTCACCGCCGTCACCGCGCTGCAGAAGGCCGACCTGATCGTCGCCCTCGGCGCCCGCTTCGACGACCGTGTCACCGGCAAGCTGGACAGCTTCGCCCCGTACGCCAAGATCGTCCACGCCGACATCGACCCCGCCGAGATCGGCAAGAACCGCGCCGCCGACGTGCCGATCGTCGGGGACGCCCGCGAGGTCATCGCCGACCTGGTCCAGGCCGTGCAGAAGGAGCACAGCGAGGGCCACAAGGGCGACTACACCGCCTGGTGGAGCGACCTCAACCGCTGGCGCGAAACCTACCCGCTCGGCTACGACCAGCCCGAGGACGGCTCGCTCTCCCCGCAGGCGGTCATCGAGCGCATCGGGCAGTTGGCCCCCGAGGACACGATCTTCGCCGCGGGCGTCGGCCAGCACCAGATGTGGTCCGCGCACTTCATCCAGTACGAGAAGCCCGCCACCTGGCTGAACTCCGGCGGCGCCGGAACGATGGGCTACGCGGTCCCGGCCGCGATGGGCGCCAAGGCCGGACAGCCGGACCGCACGGTCTGGGCGATCGACGGCGACGGCTGCTTCCAGATGACCAACCAGGAACTGACCACCTGCGCCCTGAACAACATCCCGATCAAGGTCGCCATCATCAACAACGGCGCCCTCGGCATGGTCCGCCAGTGGCAGACCCTGTTCTACAACCAGCGCTACTCCAACACCGTCCTGCACAGCGGCCCGGACGACATCAACCCGGAGGCCCGGGGCACCCGCGTGCCGGACTTCGTGAAGCTGTCCGAGGCGATGGGCTGCGTGGGCCTGCGCTGCGAGCGCCCCGAGGACCTGGACAAGGTCATCGAGGAGGCGAACTCCATCAACGACCGCCCGGTCGTCATCGACTTCATCGTCCACGAGGACGCGATGGTCTGGCCGATGGTCGCCGCCGGCACCTCCAACGACGAGATCATGGCCGCCCGGGACGTCCGCCCCGACTTCGGCGACAACGAAGACGACTGA
- a CDS encoding 2-hydroxyacid dehydrogenase, with protein sequence MTADVWLPIPPEEIEGLPEGPRYLFWDGGADGEQEYPGDPADCAVYVVPYMKPVPVRIRPLRHLTHVRLIQTLTAGVDDITAQLGSIAPGVALCNARGVHETSTAELALTLTLAALRGIPDFVRAQQQGRWEGGFRPALADKNVLIVGYGPIGEAIEDRLTPFEVARVARIARSGRTTARGLVHPITDVLSLLPDADVVILSTPLTRATHRLVDAEFLARMKDGALLVNVARGPVVDTEALLAELKSGRITAALDVTDPEPLPPGHPLWQAPGVLISPHVGGPSSAFLPRAKRLLVDQLTRFVNQEPLRNVILTTDAGTAGEGGR encoded by the coding sequence ATGACTGCAGACGTGTGGCTTCCCATCCCGCCGGAGGAGATCGAGGGGCTTCCCGAGGGGCCCCGGTACCTGTTCTGGGACGGCGGCGCGGACGGTGAGCAGGAGTATCCCGGCGATCCCGCGGACTGTGCCGTGTACGTCGTGCCGTACATGAAGCCGGTGCCCGTGCGGATCCGGCCGCTCAGGCACCTGACGCACGTGCGGCTCATCCAGACACTCACCGCGGGCGTCGACGACATCACCGCGCAGCTCGGTTCCATCGCGCCGGGCGTCGCGCTGTGCAACGCGCGCGGGGTGCACGAGACGAGCACCGCCGAACTCGCCCTCACCCTCACCCTCGCCGCCCTGCGGGGCATCCCCGACTTCGTCCGCGCCCAGCAACAGGGGCGCTGGGAGGGCGGATTCCGGCCCGCGCTCGCCGACAAGAACGTCCTCATCGTCGGGTACGGCCCCATCGGCGAGGCCATCGAGGACCGGCTCACGCCTTTCGAGGTAGCGCGGGTGGCGCGCATCGCGCGCTCGGGGCGCACTACGGCGCGCGGTCTTGTGCATCCGATCACCGATGTGCTTTCTCTGCTTCCGGACGCCGATGTCGTCATCCTGTCCACTCCGCTCACTCGGGCCACACACCGTCTCGTCGACGCGGAGTTCCTCGCGCGGATGAAGGACGGGGCGCTGCTCGTCAACGTCGCGCGGGGGCCCGTCGTGGACACCGAGGCGCTGCTCGCCGAGCTGAAGAGCGGCCGGATCACCGCCGCCCTGGACGTCACCGACCCCGAGCCGCTGCCGCCCGGCCACCCCCTCTGGCAGGCGCCAGGTGTGCTGATCAGCCCCCATGTGGGCGGCCCTTCCTCGGCCTTCCTGCCCCGCGCCAAACGGCTGCTCGTGGATCAGCTGACCCGCTTCGTGAACCAGGAGCCGCTGCGCAACGTGATCCTGACGACGGACGCCGGCACGGCGGGCGAAGGCGGGCGCTGA